Proteins from one Gossypium raimondii isolate GPD5lz chromosome 8, ASM2569854v1, whole genome shotgun sequence genomic window:
- the LOC128042914 gene encoding receptor-like protein 7: MSSLFLPNLFTWNYDLLVLIIHIPLFLHFVLVPFLDKHKNMGSLCLVLVVLQLSWSLSFSVPPSSHLCLPHQRDALLHFKTTISVDCEFFYYGDTYPKMHMESWNKSIDCCSWEGVKCDHVTGHVIGIHLSQSCLGGSLFANNSLFQLHNLQWLDLSYNNLEGSLLENSSNLFHFHGLRRLNLAGNRFNGTISSKLFSQLVSLTHLNLAVNDFSGLISHQINVLSSLVSLDLSSSSSDLRFDGQGFDMLARNLTKLRNLVLDYVDMSDVALTSFLNLSSSLEHMSLSFSQLHGEFPTQVSQLPNLKLIDLSRSKNLRGYLPNTNWSHALELLDFSHCGFRGSIPASFGNLTQIISVDLERNSLEGQIPDVFGNLRKLTTLRLSSCNLSGPLPITIFNLTKIIRLDLSNNHLEGPLPNHVNKLQFLKELRLDNNSISGGVPSWLFTLPSLPILDLGYNKLVGPIDRIQKPSSIKEVHLSNNNIGGSIPYSIFYLVNLTLLDLSSNNLSDPIPDSLFDLTNISYLDLSSNNLSGVIKSNMLSKLTSLYFLLVSSNSLLSLSTSGNDVNYSFPQLAIVNFSGCSVRQFPNFFQTSNLEELDLSNNMISGGISKWEAEGWEGLRYLDLSHNFLTALEQFPGNNLEYLNLHSNFLQGPILSTCLSPQIPILKELFGIIISKNKLTGNIPSSICKLSLLSVLDLSENSLTGTIPDCLGNLSSLQLMDLQVNNLYGKIPNSFVNNWKLSHLLLNDNQLEGLVPPSLANCTSLELLNLGNNKLRDKFPHWLASLSRLQVLILRFNRFYGFLPHSIASYDFLALRIFDLSENEFTGTLSTKLFRNLRAMKDKHKQQSYSSSFQYDGEFYEIPVNLTTKRLELEFTKVVANFVSMDLSNNQFCGKIPENVGQLISLQMLNFSHNNFIGPIPTSFGNLVALESLDLSSNKLNGRIPSQMTKLTFLEVLNLSNNNLVGPIPHGNQFDTFDNDSYNGNSGLCGLPLSKQCVNHVGAEPPSPLVVEHEGSVIPFFWEVVMMGYGSGVVLGLSLGYIVFTTGRPWWFIRKVERDWQYNFSRWVRRNRVRRN, from the coding sequence ATGTCTTCACTGTTTTtaccaaacctttttacttggAATTATGACTTGCTTGTTCTTATAATACACATCCCTTTGTTTCTTCACTTTGTACTTGTTCCTTTTTTggacaaacataaaaatatgggAAGCCTTTGCCTGGTGTTGGTGGTCTTGCAACTTTCATGGAGTTTGTCTTTCTCTGTTCCTCCATCCTCTCATTTATGTCTCCCACACCAGAGAGATGCTTTGCTCCATTTTAAAACCACCATTTCTGttgattgtgaatttttttattatggaGATACTTACCCCAAGATGCACATGGAGTCATGGAACAAAAGCATTGATTGTTGTTCATGGGAGGGAGTGAAATGCGACCACGTGACTGGTCATGTGATCGGCATCCATCTTAGTCAGAGTTGCCTTGGTGGTTCTCTCTTTGCAAACAACAGCCTCTTTCAACTTCACAACCTCCAATGGCTTGACTTGAGCTACAACAACCTCGAAGGCTCTCTTCTTGAGAACAGTAGCAACTTGTTTCACTTTCATGGACTACGACGACTCAACCTTGCTGGTAATCGTTTCAATGGCACCATCTCATCAAAGTTATTTAGCCAGTTAGTGAGTTTAACCCATCTTAATCTCGCTGTTAATGACTTCTCTGGCTTAATCTCGCATCAAATCAATGTCTTGTCAAGTTTGGTTTCACTTGATCTTTCCAGCTCTTCTTCTGACTTGAGATTTGATGGCCAAGGTTTTGACATGCTTGCAAGAAACTTGACCAAATTAAGAAACCTTGTGCTTGACTATGTAGATATGTCTGATGTTGCACTTACTTCCTTTCTAAACTTGTCTTCATCACTTGAACATATGAGTCTCTCATTTTCTCAATTACATGGGGAATTCCCAACTCAAGTTTCTCAGCTTCCAAACCTCAAACTTATAGATTTAAGTAGGAGTAAAAATCTCAGAGGTTATCTCCCTAACACAAACTGGAGTCATGCCCTTGAGTTGTTGGACTTTTCCCATTGTGGCTTTAGGGGGTCAATTCCAGCATCATTTGGAAATCTCACTCAAATCATTTCCGTTGATTTAGAAAGAAACTCGCTTGAAGGACAGATTCCAGATGTTTTTGGAAACCTTAGAAAATTAACTACCTTGAGATTATCTTCTTGCAATCTGAGTGGTCCACTTCCAATAACTATCTTCAACCTCACAAAAATTATCCGTTTGGATTTGTCAAACAATCACTTGGAAGGTCCGTTGCCAAATCATGTTAATAAGCTTCAATTTCTAAAGGAACTTCGGTTAGATAATAACTCTATAAGTGGTGGAGTACCATCTTGGTTGTTTACTCTGCCATCTCTTCCAATCTTGGACCTCGGTTATAACAAACTAGTTGGTCCGATTGATCGAATTCAGAAGCCTAGTTCCATCAAAGAGGTTCATTTGAGTAATAATAACATCGGTGGTTCAATACCTTATTCCATTTTTTATCTTGTGAACCTTACTTTACTTGACTTGTCTTCAAACAACTTGAGTGATCCAATACCCGATTCCCTTTTTGATCTTACGAACATTAGTTATCTTGATTTGTCATCAAACAACTTGAGTGGTGTGATCAAGTCAAATATGCTTTCAAAACTCACGagtctttactttcttcttgttTCAAGTAATAGTTTATTATCATTAAGCACAAGCGGCAATGATGTGAACTATTCTTTCCCCCAGCTTGCAATTGTGAACTTCTCTGGTTGTAGCGTAAGGCAGTTCCCGAATTTCTTTCAAACATCGAACTTGGAGGAATTAGATCTTTCCAATAACATGATTTCTGGTGGAATTTCCAAATGGGAAGCTGAAGGGTGGGAAGGATTGCGGTACTTGGACCTTTCTCATAACTTTTTGACTGCTTTGGAGCAATTTCCGGGAAACAATTTGGAATATCTCAACCTTCATTCCAACTTTCTTCAGGGACCAATTCTCTCAACTTGCTTGAGTCCTCAAATTCCAATTTTAAAGGAGCTGTTTGGGATCATCATTTCAAAGAATAAATTGACAGGAAACATCCCTTCTTCTATTTGCAAATTGAGTTTACTTAGCGTTCTGGACTTGTCTGAAAACAGCTTGACTGGAACTATTCCTGATTGTCTTGGAAATTTGAGCTCTTTGCAGTTGATGGATTTGCAGGTGAACAACTTGTATGGGAAGATCCCTAATTCTTTTGTGAATAATTGGAAGTTGAGCCATCTTTTACTCAATGACAATCAATTGGAAGGATTAGTACCACCATCATTGGCTAATTGTACTTCGTTGGAACTTTTAAATTTAGGGAACAACAAGTTAAGGGATAAATTTCCCCATTGGTTAGCTTCACTTTCAAGATTGCAAGTTCTCATCCTAagatttaatagattttatggATTCCTGCCTCATTCCATAGCTTCATATGACTTCTTGGCATTGCGAATATTTGATCTCTCTGAAAATGAGTTCACAGGTACATTGTCCACGAAACTCTTTCGAAATTTGAGAGCAATGAAAGATAAACATAAACAACAATCATACTCCTCAAGTTTCCAATATGACGGTGAGTTTTATGAAATTCCTGTGAATTTAACAACGAAAAGATTGGAGCTTGAATTTACGAAGGTCGTGGCCAATTTCGTATCTATGGACTTGTCGAACAACCAATTTTGTGGGAAAATTCCTGAGAACGTCGGGCAACTTATTTCCCTGCAAATGCTCAACTTCTCTCACAATAACTTCATTGGTCCTATCCCAACATCGTTTGGAAATTTGGTAGCACTTGAATCATTGGATCTTTCATCAAACAAGCTCAATGGCAGGATTCCTTCTCAAATGACGAAGCTGACATTTCTTGAAGTATTGAATCTTTCAAACAACAATCTTGTTGGACCAATTCCTCATGGGAATCAATTCGATACCTTTGATAATGATTCCTACAACGGTAACTCGGGATTGTGTGGATTACCATTGTCCAAGCAATGCGTCAACCATGTGGGGGCCGAACCGCCTTCACCATTGGTGGTGGAACATGAAGGTTCTGTAATACCCTTCTTTTGGGAAGTTGTAATGATGGGGTATGGAAGTGGAGTGGTGCTAGGATTGAGCCTGGGTTACATTGTATTCACAACCGGAAGGCCATGGTGGTTTATTAGAAAAGTGGAAAGAGACTGGCAATACAATTTCTCGAGGTGGGTACGAAGAAACAGAGTAAGAAGAAACTAG